A window of Pseudodesulfovibrio hydrargyri contains these coding sequences:
- a CDS encoding PAS domain-containing hybrid sensor histidine kinase/response regulator codes for MAFDKKPARPTSYVALDETSRALMDSSVESAFVMDVSGYVLAANEAAAKLFDLKPGQSLQRSNIYDLLPADAADSRRAKIKEAIESVRSVRFEEEIGGRSLVHSIVPVANPWGEVNRLAVHTLDLTKLRRTDEDLRREQQRQIFFMESLPGIVYHLYPDQTIRYANRYFRRYFGSPKNRNCREALNCSGTTCSLCPPMEAMNTDRAVEWDWTDNQGRTFHLQCSPMTDSNGERMIMVLGIDITARQRAEDALKKARDKLEDRVKQRTKELEKANMELTSKSHRLVTAMEKADAATRAKSSFLANMSHEIRTPLNAILGMSELALSIDDQERKDRYLRRVMEAGNSLLSVINDILDFSKIEASRLTLESIDFDLRRVIGGAMDLHLLAAEEKGLKLRATVAEDVPPALVGDPSRLRQIIINLVGNAIKFTETGGVTVSVRPAEPADGLASGAPVTMVFSVADTGVGIPEHKQRDIFQSFLQADDSITRKYGGTGLGLAICQLLVGLMGGELSLESREGKGSTFTFTADLKVGDPAAVERERLEAETPPPEIAPMTVLLADDNPLNRELATTLLSEQGHRVLAVKNGIEALNALRESPFDLVLMDVQMPIMDGVSATRAIRDPNSGALDPNIPIVALTAHALKGDRERFLDVGMDDYIAKPIKMRDFYNTIARVTNLPHKAPEPKSETRAPVPSGKPFDRESALEMLGGKEALLHRMDEIFLRDVPGELRELAGHFAGRDWKNAKRMAHSIKSSARTIGAQRLGAIAEQMEYLCRQQDVASAEKELKILESDVRSALDYLTDIREQAADTLPET; via the coding sequence ATGGCCTTCGACAAGAAACCCGCACGCCCCACCTCCTACGTGGCTCTGGACGAGACCTCCAGGGCGCTGATGGACTCCTCGGTGGAGTCCGCCTTCGTCATGGACGTGAGCGGGTACGTGCTGGCCGCCAACGAGGCCGCGGCCAAGTTGTTCGATCTCAAACCGGGCCAGAGCCTGCAGCGCTCCAACATCTACGACTTGCTGCCCGCGGACGCGGCGGACTCCCGCCGGGCCAAGATCAAGGAGGCCATAGAAAGCGTCCGGTCCGTGCGCTTCGAAGAGGAGATCGGCGGCCGCTCCCTGGTCCACTCCATCGTGCCCGTGGCCAACCCCTGGGGCGAGGTCAACCGGCTGGCCGTGCACACCCTGGACCTGACCAAGCTGCGGCGCACCGACGAGGATCTGCGCCGCGAACAGCAGCGCCAGATATTCTTCATGGAGTCCCTGCCCGGCATCGTCTACCACCTCTACCCGGACCAGACCATCCGCTACGCCAACCGCTACTTCCGGCGGTATTTCGGCAGCCCCAAAAACCGCAACTGCCGCGAGGCCCTGAACTGCTCGGGCACCACCTGCTCCCTGTGCCCGCCCATGGAAGCCATGAACACCGACCGGGCCGTGGAATGGGACTGGACCGACAACCAGGGGCGCACCTTCCACCTGCAATGCAGCCCCATGACCGACTCCAACGGCGAGCGCATGATCATGGTGCTGGGCATCGACATCACCGCCAGGCAACGGGCCGAGGACGCCCTGAAAAAAGCCCGCGACAAGTTGGAGGACCGCGTCAAACAGCGCACCAAGGAACTGGAAAAGGCCAACATGGAGCTGACCAGCAAGTCCCACCGCCTGGTCACGGCCATGGAAAAGGCGGATGCCGCCACCCGCGCCAAGTCCTCGTTCCTGGCCAACATGAGCCACGAAATCCGGACCCCGCTCAACGCCATCCTGGGCATGTCCGAGCTGGCCCTGTCCATCGACGACCAGGAGCGCAAGGACCGCTACCTGCGCCGGGTCATGGAGGCGGGCAACTCGCTCTTGTCCGTGATCAACGACATCCTCGACTTCTCCAAGATCGAAGCCTCCCGGCTGACCCTGGAATCCATCGATTTCGACCTGCGCCGGGTCATCGGCGGCGCCATGGACCTGCACCTTCTCGCGGCCGAGGAAAAGGGACTCAAGCTGCGGGCAACCGTGGCCGAGGACGTGCCCCCCGCCCTGGTGGGCGACCCCTCGCGCCTGCGCCAGATCATCATCAACCTGGTGGGCAACGCCATCAAGTTCACCGAGACCGGCGGGGTGACCGTGAGCGTCCGGCCCGCCGAGCCCGCCGACGGCCTTGCGTCCGGCGCCCCGGTGACCATGGTGTTTTCCGTGGCCGACACCGGCGTGGGCATCCCGGAGCACAAGCAGCGGGACATCTTCCAGTCCTTTCTCCAGGCCGACGACTCCATCACCCGCAAATACGGCGGCACCGGCCTGGGGCTGGCCATCTGCCAACTCCTGGTCGGGCTCATGGGCGGCGAACTCTCCCTGGAGAGCCGGGAGGGAAAGGGCAGCACCTTCACTTTCACCGCCGACCTCAAAGTCGGCGATCCGGCCGCCGTGGAGCGGGAACGGCTCGAGGCCGAAACCCCGCCCCCGGAAATTGCGCCCATGACCGTGCTCCTGGCCGACGACAACCCGCTCAACCGCGAACTGGCCACCACCCTGCTCAGTGAGCAGGGCCACCGGGTCCTGGCCGTGAAAAACGGCATCGAGGCCCTCAATGCCCTGCGCGAGTCCCCCTTCGACCTGGTGCTCATGGACGTCCAGATGCCGATCATGGACGGTGTCTCGGCCACCCGGGCCATCCGCGACCCCAACTCCGGCGCGCTGGACCCGAACATCCCCATCGTGGCCCTGACCGCCCACGCGCTCAAAGGCGACCGCGAACGGTTCCTGGACGTGGGCATGGACGACTACATCGCCAAGCCCATCAAGATGCGCGACTTCTACAACACCATCGCCCGGGTCACCAACCTCCCGCACAAGGCCCCGGAGCCGAAAAGCGAAACCCGCGCCCCCGTGCCCTCGGGCAAGCCGTTCGACCGCGAAAGCGCCCTGGAAATGCTCGGCGGCAAAGAGGCTCTCCTGCACCGCATGGACGAAATCTTCCTGCGCGACGTGCCCGGCGAGCTCAGGGAACTGGCCGGCCACTTCGCCGGGCGCGACTGGAAGAACGCCAAGCGCATGGCCCATTCCATCAAAAGTTCGGCCCGGACCATCGGCGCGCAACGCCTCGGGGCCATCGCCGAACAGATGGAATATCTCTGCCGCCAGCAGGATGTCGCGTCCGCCGAAAAAGAATTGAAAATCCTTGAATCCGACGTCCGGTCCGCGCTAGACTACCTAACCGATATTCGCGAACAGGCAGCGGACACCCTCCCTGAAACGTAA
- a CDS encoding response regulator, producing MKTILVVDDAPMIRELLKSVLEAEGFNVIEAADGEEAIHICRDTPIDLSIIDIFLPKKGGLQVMGELIKADSSHKFIAISGGEAFNPEAIVELAKVYDVVDTFTKPIDTRRLVEVVRTALAD from the coding sequence ATGAAAACCATCCTCGTCGTCGACGACGCCCCCATGATCCGGGAACTGCTCAAGTCGGTTCTCGAAGCCGAAGGTTTCAACGTGATCGAGGCCGCGGACGGCGAAGAAGCCATCCATATCTGCCGCGACACCCCCATCGACCTGTCCATCATCGACATCTTCCTGCCCAAAAAGGGCGGCCTCCAGGTCATGGGCGAACTCATCAAGGCAGACAGCTCCCACAAGTTCATCGCCATCTCCGGCGGCGAGGCCTTCAACCCCGAAGCCATCGTCGAGCTCGCCAAGGTCTACGACGTGGTCGACACCTTCACCAAACCCATCGACACCCGCCGTCTCGTCGAAGTCGTCCGCACCGCCCTGGCCGACTAG
- a CDS encoding CBS domain-containing protein, whose product MLVRDWMTVNVIALGVNSSVLDAAEILREKNIRQFPVIDSAGSLVGIVSDRDIRDAMPSKFIPGDAVVESGGGLYTLTAGDIMTLDPVSVPPDAAMTEVADILVKHKVGGLPVVDRGRLEGIITQLDVLRFLCASAGSARGGAQFGIRMDGSEGALADILCDLRARGIAFNSVFTAVDPNRCGSRNAYVTIADLGDKSVEDVVELLQSKYTLLFYVAEG is encoded by the coding sequence ATGCTGGTCAGAGACTGGATGACGGTCAACGTCATCGCCCTGGGAGTGAATTCCTCGGTGCTGGACGCGGCCGAGATACTGCGGGAAAAGAATATCCGTCAGTTCCCGGTCATCGACAGCGCGGGCTCCCTGGTGGGCATCGTCTCCGACCGGGACATCCGCGACGCCATGCCGTCCAAGTTCATCCCCGGCGACGCCGTGGTCGAAAGCGGCGGCGGCCTGTACACCCTCACCGCCGGGGACATCATGACCCTGGACCCGGTGTCCGTTCCCCCGGACGCGGCCATGACCGAAGTGGCCGACATCCTCGTCAAACACAAGGTCGGCGGCCTGCCCGTGGTCGATCGGGGGCGGCTTGAGGGGATCATCACCCAGCTCGACGTGCTCCGCTTCCTGTGCGCCTCGGCGGGCTCCGCGCGCGGCGGCGCCCAGTTCGGCATCCGCATGGACGGCTCCGAAGGCGCCCTGGCCGACATCCTCTGCGACCTGCGCGCCAGGGGAATCGCCTTCAACAGCGTGTTCACCGCCGTGGACCCCAACCGCTGCGGCTCCCGGAACGCCTACGTCACCATCGCCGACCTCGGCGACAAGTCCGTCGAGGACGTCGTTGAGCTACTGCAAAGCAAATACACTTTATTGTTCTACGTAGCCGAGGGGTGA